The following coding sequences lie in one Salvelinus fontinalis isolate EN_2023a chromosome 21, ASM2944872v1, whole genome shotgun sequence genomic window:
- the gpat3 gene encoding glycerol-3-phosphate acyltransferase 3, with amino-acid sequence MEGLWSIAVVLLPVWFSVMIGFIMIPAMFGLSLGVTSVYIKILVKILEWATLRIERGHREQPTLSVPAPLPFGLIQREGGSMEQEMGELRRYRTQSISRGEFALSDSFYFYIKGLESIVDDQVTQRFSSEELVSWNLLTRTNHNFHYISLRLTIIWGLGVIIRYCVLFPLRITLAIIGLTWLVIGTTLVGFLSNKRLKNWLSELVHLMCYRICARGLSATIQYHNKENKPQKGGICVANHTSPIDIVILANDGCYAMVGQSHGGLMGVIQRSMVKSCPHVWFERSEMRDRNAVTSRLRAHVAAKTNLPILIFPEGTCINNTSVMMFKKGSFEIGGTIYPVAIKYDPRFGDAFWNSAKYNMVNYLLRMMTSWAIVVNVWYLPPMTRREGEDAAQFANRVKSAIAHQGGLLDMAWDGSLKRAKVKEAFKEQQQKMYSSMVMGKKGRNSQEPHTESTRRQ; translated from the exons ATGGAGGGCCTGTGGAGTATAGCGGTTGTGTTGCTGCCGGTGTGGTTCTCCGTGATGATTGGGTTCATCATGATACCTGCCATGTTTGGCCTCTCACTGGGAGTCACTTCTGTCTACATTAAGATCCTGGTCAAAATATTGGAG TGGGCCACCCTGCGGATcgagagaggacacagggaacAACCCACTCTGTCAGTGCCTGCTCCTCTACCCTTTG GACTCATCCAGAGGGAGGGGGGCTCCATGGAACAGGAGATGGGGGAGCTGCGTCGGTATCGTACCCAGTCCATATCGAGGGGAGAGTTTGCACTGAGCGACTCATTCTACTTCTACATAAAGGGCCTGGAGAGCATCGTGGACGACCAGGTGACTCAGCGCTTCTCCTCTGAGGAGCTTGTCTCTTGGAACCTCCTGACCCGCACCAACCACAACTTCCACTACATCAGCCTGCGACTCACCATCATCTGGGGACTGGGCGTGATCATACGTTACTGTGTCCTTTTCCCTCTCAG GATAACCCTGGCAATCATTGGGTTGACCTGGCTGGTGATTGGGACAACTTTGGTGGGATTTCTATCTAACAAGAG ATTGAAGAACTGGCTAAGTGAATTAGTCCATCTGATGTGCTACAGGATCTGTGCCAGAGGCCTCTCTGCCACCATCCAATACCACAACAA AGAGAATAAACCACAAAAAGGAGGAATATGCGTAGCAAACCACACCTCGCCTATTGACATTGTCATTTTGGCCAATGATGGATGCTACGCTATG GTGGGTCAAAGTCACGGTGGGCTGATGGGGGTCATCCAGAGGTCAATGGTGAAGTCCTGCCCCCACGTCTGGTTCGAGAGGTCGGAGATGAGAGACCGAAATGCTGTTACCAGTAG ATTGAGGGCTCATGTTGCAGCTAAAACCAATCTACCCATCTTGATCTTCCCTGAGG GAACCtgcatcaacaacacatcagtcatGATGTTCAAGAAGGGAAGCTTTGAGATTGGAGGGACTATATACCCAGTCGCAATCAAG TATGACCCTCGTTTTGGAGATGCCTTCTGGAACAGTGCCAAGTACAACATGGTGAACTACCTGCTGAGAATGATGACCAGCTGGGCTATCGTGGTCAACGTGTGGTACCTGCCCCCCATGACCAGACGG GAAGGGGAAGATGCTGCCCAGTTTGCCAACAGAGTGAAGTCTGCTATCGCACATCAGGGAGGGCTATTGGACATGGCGTG GGATGGGAGTTTGAAGAGAGCCAAGGTGAAAGAGGCATTTAAAGAGCAGCAACAGAAGATGTACAGCAGTATGGTTATGGGGAAGAAAGGTAGAAACTCCCAAGAGCCTCACACAGAGAGCACCAGGAGACAATGA